AATTGGTCCTTATGTTTGTGCTGAATGGAACTATGGAGGTTTCCCAATGTGGTTACACAACTTGCCAGGGATTCAACTAAGGACTGACAATGTAGTTTTTAAGGAGGAAATGAAAATATTCACAACAAAGATTGTGACCTTGTGCAAAGAAGCTGGATTGTTTGCACCACAAGGGGGGCCAATTATTTTAGCTCAAATTGAGAATGAATATGGAGATGTCATAACTAATTATGGAGAAGATGGGAATGCATACATTAAATGGTGTGCCCAGATGGCTTTAGCTCAAAATGTCGGCGTCCCATGGATCATGTGCAAGCAAAACAATGCTCCATCACCTATTATCAACACATGCAATGGTTATTATTGTGATAATTTCAAGCCAAACAATCCTAAAAGCCCCAAAATGTTTACAGAGAATTGGGTTGGCTGGTTCCAAAAATGGGGTGAAAGGAAGCCACACAGAACTGCTGAAGATGTAGCATTTTCAGTTGCACGTTTTTTTCAAAACGGTGGTGTCCTCCAAAACTACTACATGTACCATGGAGGAACAAATTTTGGAAGAACTGCGGGTGGTCCATATATTATTACAGCATATGACTATGATGCACCACTTGATGAATATGGTAACTTGAACCAACCAAAATGGGGACATCTTAAAAAACTCCATGCCGCCATAAAGTTAGGAGAGAAGGTTCTCACTAATGGAACGGTTGCAGAGAAGCAATATGGAGATTCAGTATATTTGACTACATATGCAAATAATGCCACTGGAGAAAAATTTTGTTTTTTGAGTAATTCACATAATTCTAAGGATGTTGAAGTTGATCTACAACAAGATGGAAAGTACCATGTGCCTTCTTGGTCAGTGTCTATTCTCCAAGATTGCAACAAGGAAGTTTTCAACACTGCAAAGGTTGATGCACAAACAAATGTTTATGTGAAGAAACTATCTAAAGAATTAGGAAACTCACTCATCTGGACATGGGCATCTGACCCTGTGGAAGACACCTTACAAGCAATAGGTACATTTAACGCGTCTCAACTTTTAGAGCAAAAGAGTGTTACCGTTGATGCTAGTGATTATTTGTGGTACATGACCAAGGTTTTCATCAATGAAACATCCACTTGGAGTAATGCAACTTTGCAAGTGAACACATCAGGCCATGTTCTTCATGCCTATGTTAATGGACAATATATTGGCCCACAGTGGGGAACATATGATAACCTTCGTTTTACATATGAAAAAATCGTTTCGTTAAAACAAGGTACCAACATTATAAGTTTACTAAGTGGTACAGTTGGTCATGCGCATTATGGTGCATCTTTTGATATGAAAGAAACTGGTATTGTTGGGGGTCCTGTGAAACTCATTGCAACCAGTTCAGGTAATACTATGGATTTATCAAAATCTAGTTGGTCATACAAGGTTGGATTAAACGGTGAGGCTAGAAGGTTCTATGATTCTAAAATTAAAAATGGAGTTCAATGGAACATAAACAATGTTGTTATAGGAAAACCATTGACTTGGTACAAGACTACTTTTAAGACCCCTGAAGGTAAAGACTCTGTAGTCTTGGATTTCATAGGCCTTACAAAAGGACATGCATGGGTTAATGGTCAAAGTATTGGAAGGTATTGGCCTACAATGGTAGCTGACAAAAATGGATGTGATATTAAATGTGATTATAGAGGAAATTATGGAGCTGATAAATGTTTGAGTGGCTGTGGAGAACCATCTCAGAGGTTTTACCATGTGCCAAGGTCATTCTTAAATAATGACACAAAAAGTAACACGTTGGTTTTGTTTGAGGAAATGGGTGGAAGCCCTTTTAATGTGTCTGTTCAAACAGTTGCAATTGATTTTATATGTGCAAGAACAGATTATGGAAAAACCTTAGAACTAAAATGCCCTGATGGAAAAACTATTTCAGAAATCCAGTTTGCGAGCTATGGAGATCCACAAGGAAATTGTGGATCATTTCAAGTAGGTGAATGGGAATCACGCCATAGTGTGGCAGTGGTCGAAAAAGCATGTGGTGGAAAACAATTATGTTCAATTAACGTGACAAGTTCCATATTTGGAATAACTAAAGGTGGCATAAATGGCCAGCTAGCTGTGCAACTCCTATGTGATGGCTCTAATCCTGAAGATAATCGTGTACAAATGGTGCACGTGTAGTTCTATATTATAATTTGTCTCCATGTTAGCACATTCTATAATGTGTGACATATATTTCTTTATGTTATATTTTTCTGTTGGGCTCCactttttatttttaaaatttcaattttttaCTTATGCTACAACCTTAGTCATCATAGTTTCATTTTCTTACTTTAGACTAGACAAATAAACAAAAAAAGTATAAATAACTATTATTATCTTAGAAAACAAATTAGGAGTGTACAAATCCTATGTGATGACTTTGATGATGGGCTTTGATTATGTTCAGGTGCACTCTTATATCTTTTATATTTTCCTATGCCACGTCATAATTTTTTTATGTGACGATCTTTAGAATTATATTCTTTAGTGCAGTTCctcttttctcttttatttctATCTCACATTTTTTTATTCACTTCCATGATTTAAAATCATAATTAAATTATGCAATTAGATGTCATAAAAATCTATAACTCCAATTATAAACTTAATTCTACAAAATTTCTCCCACTTCCactaatattttaaaatatttatgaaagaaaaataaaattttaagaTTAAGTAAGTAAATTcattaaaatatttcaaataaaaTATAATGTAAAGTTAGAAAAAATTACTAAAATCAAccaaaaaattaaattaataatatataaaataaaaccTATTTAATAATAATTCAAATAGATGAATAGCTTGTTTGAACATATTTATCCCATAGGAAGAAGATTATAAGAAGTAAAATCAAGGTCATAAATGTTGAATAAATTAAAAGAGTTCTATGACCGTAAAAACGCACAAAATAAAACACGTTTAATTTGGAAGTTGTTTAATATGATATACAAAGACGATGACTCAATGCCAGAGAATATGAATGTGTTAAGACTATTAAGAGTTACATAGAAGCTAGTGATATTAAATTGGATGatgagttgaatttttattattgATTTTGTTAATGATAATagaaatgatgatgataatgtaAATCATACGCATGCACATGCCGATGTAACTACATGATGATGTAACTAACATCCATAACATAAATAACTTAACTCTAAGTTAGTTACACTATAGTTGGTTAGTTAGTTGAAGATTACTTCATATATAAGCAAAACAATGCTCATGTAACTGATTAAGATTAACCAATACATTGGTTCTACTTTTCTCATCGTTGCATGCATGTTAGCCTTTCTTTCTTCTTCTCCAAGCCATAGCCAAAAGCTTGTCATTTCCATGGCATGATTTGCATAGAGTCCATCTTCACATGGTATCATCGACCTGTGATTCTTTTCTGGTTGACTTATCatcaaaatttcaaattcaatAGCTATTTTTTCCCACAACATGGCCTTTACAATTTCGTTCatatgaaaaaatgaataaattatGATTATAATGTTtagattaattttaatttaatacATTTAATTTATATACGAATATATGAATAAGCAAGTATGAGTAGTTAAAATCTTACTCTTATAGCCTTAACTCAAGTCTGAGAATTTTTGTAGGTTTTCCTTGTGAGTAAATGTGTTTTTAATGTCCAAGAGAATGAAGCACTCCAATTATGTTTGAAAAGAAACATGAATATAGTTATATAATACAATTTATATTGTTATAGGGTAACTTATGTATAATACTACCAGAAAGAACATTGTTATCTCCAACTCGTTCTAAAATTGTTTCTATGGTAACAAATTCAAAATAATAGTGTGGAGTTGTGGAGTATGAGTCTTGAATATTTATGACATAAGTCGTTCCCAAAAAAACATGCATTTTTAAGCCTTTGATTGGTTT
This is a stretch of genomic DNA from Lathyrus oleraceus cultivar Zhongwan6 unplaced genomic scaffold, CAAS_Psat_ZW6_1.0 chrUn0225, whole genome shotgun sequence. It encodes these proteins:
- the LOC127112988 gene encoding beta-galactosidase 7-like, whose amino-acid sequence is MFNPRIGLFFIVCSFLLCAFSFATTVEYDTNAIIINGERRIIISGAIHYPRSTSQMWPDLIKKAKDGGLDAIETYIFWDLHEPIRRQYDFSENLDFIKFLKNVHEEGLYVVLRIGPYVCAEWNYGGFPMWLHNLPGIQLRTDNVVFKEEMKIFTTKIVTLCKEAGLFAPQGGPIILAQIENEYGDVITNYGEDGNAYIKWCAQMALAQNVGVPWIMCKQNNAPSPIINTCNGYYCDNFKPNNPKSPKMFTENWVGWFQKWGERKPHRTAEDVAFSVARFFQNGGVLQNYYMYHGGTNFGRTAGGPYIITAYDYDAPLDEYGNLNQPKWGHLKKLHAAIKLGEKVLTNGTVAEKQYGDSVYLTTYANNATGEKFCFLSNSHNSKDVEVDLQQDGKYHVPSWSVSILQDCNKEVFNTAKVDAQTNVYVKKLSKELGNSLIWTWASDPVEDTLQAIGTFNASQLLEQKSVTVDASDYLWYMTKVFINETSTWSNATLQVNTSGHVLHAYVNGQYIGPQWGTYDNLRFTYEKIVSLKQGTNIISLLSGTVGHAHYGASFDMKETGIVGGPVKLIATSSGNTMDLSKSSWSYKVGLNGEARRFYDSKIKNGVQWNINNVVIGKPLTWYKTTFKTPEGKDSVVLDFIGLTKGHAWVNGQSIGRYWPTMVADKNGCDIKCDYRGNYGADKCLSGCGEPSQRFYHVPRSFLNNDTKSNTLVLFEEMGGSPFNVSVQTVAIDFICARTDYGKTLELKCPDGKTISEIQFASYGDPQGNCGSFQVGEWESRHSVAVVEKACGGKQLCSINVTSSIFGITKGGINGQLAVQLLCDGSNPEDNRVQMVHV